The following DNA comes from Camelina sativa cultivar DH55 chromosome 14, Cs, whole genome shotgun sequence.
ACCTCCTCCCCCGTGACGCCCGAGACTCCTCAACGTTAAAACGCCGGCTCTGCTGCCGTAAAGGCTCTGTAACACTCCTCCGATGATTCTCGTCCAACTCTGTTTCCACTTTCCTCGATTTGAAACTGAAACTAACGTTTTCGATATCGTAAGCTTTAGCTTTCCATTCTCCAACGGTTTCAATCTTCTCTTGCCTTCGCCAATTTGTAACCTCAACGAGCTTAGCTTTAGTAACATCCATCCCTGGACGGTACACGCTAGACTGACCGCAAATGCCAGCTATATCGCTATCGCTAATCGGATCTTTAGCGTTTTCGAAAGCGTTCAAGATCGTCTTATTGTCTCTGTTCAACACAAGCAACGTACCAGGAGACACGTCAAGAAACTCGTCTCCGTCACTAAGAAAGAGAAAGCTCTGGTTCGCGCGGAGGATCTTGAAACCGTCGAACCCTGCTAAAGAAGTATCGGCGCGTAAGTCTCCGCCGCGTTTCCAGATCTTGTATGTGTCGGAAGGAGCGATTTTTCCGACGAAGGGAATCACGGAGCTCTCGAAGTGAAACGATATCTCCATGTAGAAGTCTCTCATGCGGCTGAGCACGGAGATCAGATGAGGAAGCCTCCGTCTCCATTTGCACCACGCCGAACGGTGGTGGTTCCGGAGAACAGCCTCCGTGATCTCTGAGTTCCGACGACACAAAGCCTCGTGCACAGAATTCCAACCGGAGGCGCTCTGGAGCGTGACATCAGCTCCGGCGGAAGCGATCGTCTTCGCGGCGAAAACGTCGCCGAGACGCACCGCTAGATGGAGAGGCGTCTCTCGGAAAGGAACGTCACGGCGGTCTAGAACGGAGGAGATTCGCTCCGCAACTCGCTCTTGGTTTACTGTGTCGGACTCGGTGTGGATTTGTTCCGGTTCGGTTAGTTTAGGCAATGACGAAACTAGACGAGTCAAACCGGCGTGATCCCCTACAACGACGGCGTAGTGGACGGGACTATGAGCATAATCCTCTATCGTAGTGGCCGGAATATTTGTCGGCGATGACTTTGCCATGATTTTCCCGGCGACCGTTATAATGACACTAATGAGAGAGTTGAATAAGAAGTAAGTTTCGAAATTATCTTGGACAAGAGTCAAACGCATGTACAATTgcattcataattttttttgggcagGTGAGTACTTAATAGAGTTAATTACTTTTCTCGACATTCAAGACCATATGgtttaaaatacttatttagATTGAATATCCTAAATCTTTGTTTGGCAATAAATGACTAaatctcgattttttttttctcaaaacctgATCTTTACACAATTCAACAGGACAAAGATAAGATgcatgaatttatatttaaaataatgagattcatatgaaaacagaaatatacttttataataaatatatcagTCAATGCAAAACAGGTTAATTAATTTGGAGTAATGTATTATACGGAGAAATAAATGCTGTGGACTTGTGGTCAAGCTGAAtcatattcttattatataaaatcctaaatctTTGTTTGACAACAAATGACTAAATCTTGAACTTTTCATTCAAAATCTGATCTTTACACAATTCAACAGTACAAAGATAAGGTgcatgaatttatatttaaattaatggGATTCCTATGAGAAcagaaatatatttgtataaaaaaaaaatagtcaatgcAAAACAAGCTAATTAATTTTGAGTAATGTATTATACGGAGAAATAAGTATTGTGGTCAAACAATAACTAATGGTTCTCGTAATGGTGCACAAAAGTTCATTTTCTCACAAAGTACTCTTTTTCGTTTGTTTAGCGAATTGGTGTTGTTTCctgaaattaatcaaattatttatatagtagtaTTATTTTGGGCGTTTAAAAACCTTCTGACTCAGGCAGAGCCTCTTGGACCTGTTGCTCTGTTTGTACCTTGGTTGGGCTCAGTTAAAGTTCGTGTCCAAACAGTAATCTTGAGTCTTGCCGTCCTCTGTCATCTTCTATCCACGCCTGAACccggaaaaccaaaaaaatcgtctttttgattctttgaacaaagaaaaaagaaaaaactcaagaaaGCTGAGCTCTGGTAATGGCGGGTTTGGCAATTTCACCTCCTCTCGgtctttccttttcttctcgAACTCGGAACCCTAAACCCACTTCGTATCTATCTCACAATCAAAGGTATCACCTTTTATGATAACGCAATCACACTCTTCACATGATTATGCTTCAGCTTCGATTAAGAATTTGATTCCATGACCCAATGTGTAGGAATCCCATTAGACGGATAGTTTCAGCTCTGCCGAGTCCGTATGGAGATTCATTGAAAGCTGGTAACTTTAAAGCATTTGGGGGTGTTTAGGTTCTTCTCAATGTTGGCACTGAGTTGTTTGCCGCTACTAGTGATTTGTGTCTAATATTGGGTTGTGTTTGATTCAGGACTTTCGAGTAATGTTTCTGGGTCACCAATAAAGCTTGACAACAAGGATCCAAGGTCATCTCTATTTCTGTTATCCCTCTAGTTATGAATGCGCCATTCTGTCAAAGTTTACGTTTTCACCATTGAAATTGCAATAGCTCACTCTGCCGTTCATGTTTCTACGGCACTCTTTAAGTCTTTTAGCTCTTTTACTATCCAGTTCTATGTGTTTCTCTAAGGTAGATTGATTGCTAGAGTTCTTGGTACATGCCACTATTAGAGTATATGGTTGTATGTTAGTTGTTATTTAGCTCAACCTCTCTTTTCAGTGTTCAACTgattttgtttctgtgttgCAATGTTTAGATTTGGAGTGATTGAGGCGAAAAAAGGAAACCCGCCTGTAATGCCTTCAGTGATGACCCCTGGAGGGCCTTTAGACCTTTCTTCTGTGTTATTCCGCAACCGCATAATCTTCATCGGACAACCAATTAACGCACAGGTGGCTCAGCGAGTTATATCTCAGCTTGTAACTCTCGCATCTATTGATGATAAATCCGACATCCTGGTTAGTCAaaagctctctttttttcccAGTCACTtttcaatataagtaaaatctCATATTTACTTAGTAGAAGTAATCTTTGTTACAGATGTACTTAAATTGTCCTGGTGGCAGCACCTACTCCGTCTTAGCAATTTATGACTGTATGTCTTGGGTAAGTTTTGTTCCTGTAATAACGTGTTTATCACCTAGAAACTTTGGTATATTAACCTACTGAATTTGCTCGAAAATGGTTTTTAGATCAAGCCTAAAGTTGGAACGGTAGCGTTTGGAGTAGCTGCAAGCCAAGGAGCACTTCTTCTTGCTGGAGGTGAAAAAGGAATGCGCTATGCAATGCCTAATACTCGGGTCATGATACATCAACCGCAAACTGGATGTGGAGTATGGCTCTTCAATCTTCTTGTTAAAACCATTTTAGTTAGAGTCATATATGCGTATGAACTTGGTTGTTTTCTTGCTAACATAATTTTGCAGGGACATGTGGAGGACGTGAGGAGACAAGTGAATGAAGCCATCGAAGCACGACAAGtaagtctctctcttttatcCTTATGCTTCTTTCTGTAAGAATATGACAGATCGAGCGAGTCTCTGGAGCTAAACTTTGAATAGTTGATCTGATTGATCTCTTTGGTTGTCTCTACTTGCAGAAAATTGACCTGATGTATGCAGCTTTCACTGGACAACCTCTTGAAAAAGTGCAGCAATACACCGAAAGAGATCGTTTCTTATCCGCATCTGAGGTAATTTGCCGCTGATCTCATGGTTAAGTTAATATTACCAAtcaaatctaatatattaacTTGAATTCCTTCTATCGAGCTATGGCTCAGTGGTAGTTAGGAATAGAGAGGCCTTGGTTCAAAACCAGTGACTAGCCATGGCTCATGgacttgtctttttttgtttgtttgttatgttcCTCATGATGTTTCACATATGATATTTCTCGGTTGTTTTCTTATGCAGGCTCTTGAGTTTGGGCTTATTGATGGTCTATTGGAAACAGAATACTGAAGCAGCATGACAATGCACAGAGATAGCTCATTGCAATGTTAAAGCTTCCAATTTCATTTGAATATGAACACTTGTAACTGAAATTTGTGTAtaaaccagtttttttttttttttttggtttacagtCTACTAAACAAAAAACTAGGCTGCATTTTTAGTTGGCTCTGAAACAGTCTGaaatcttcttatgttttatttttgttacccAAGATAATTAAGCATACCGGAACTTTATGAAAAACCAGCCTTGTTACTATTCATTCagttgaaaacttaaaaatcctATACAATGCCAAGGCATATATTGTTTGGGTACCGAGTGTATGTAACATAGAACCGTAATAACACAATTTGAACAAATTGGCAACAACTGCGGCAGCACTGAATCAAATAGCTCTCCAATAATGTCTCCTTTAGATAACTGTGgaaatcacaaaccaaaaattgaTCTCTGAAACTCTCTGCTCTCTCATCACCGTTAAGTTCCTGTCAAGAAAAACCGAAAACATCCCAGTTAAACACCAGAATATAATTAGTGGGCGACTCAATCCAAGTGGAAGGTAGAAACTTTAGTGTCTAAAGAACTGTGAACTGATCTTCTgtagtctctctcactctatATATACTTGTGCGCACACACACATGTGAAATAGTAGGAGATGAAAGACTTACCGTAGTTTTGGTGTACACCTGTGAACTTGTGAATTGCCTTCAAAAGGGAACCATATCTCATGTAATTCAAAGATCCCATATGTCTGTCAAGAAACATATACCAAGAAAGACAAATTCTTATGAGACTTAGCTCTAAAGATATAAGAGAAAAGAGTAAAACGTACATACACTATCTCAGTGTATCGAAGTCTCCAAGCAGGAAAGCCGAGGTGGCTCCTTATAGGTCCATAAACAAGCAACAGATCGGGTGCATGTACATTCTCACCTGCCAgattttaaatcattagtttCTTAGAAAGAGACTTGAATTCCATTTGAGATCGGCAACACAAACCAACAACTCTTAGTGCTTCGTTCAAATGAGTCTCTGTAAAAAAGTTTTCCCCTTTATCGTTCTCGGGACGACTAGATTTCAAGTGGTCCTGAAGAAGTATGTTTGCTGCTTTCATAACAGCTTCTTTGTTGTCAGAAGATGAAATAAATTCTAATGCCAGGGGGTTTTGGTCAGGGGAAGAATCCTTTTCACCAATCTCCTGAGAAAGGAGAACAAAAATACATTGAGAAGGTAAAGTTAAAATCTGAAGCTCATGGAAAAAATCAAAGTGACATCACTTGCAGATACTTTCATGCTATAGTAATATCAATATGTACATTTCTTTTCCTATCTATCAAGTCCTTTATATCTCGAGAAGCTAGAGAGAAGCTAAAGATGTGATTCATGAGCTAAATGAAGCTATGAGATTATTATACCTCTGACAACACTGAACCTGGGACGGTTCCAAGGATCAAATCTTTGGATTTCTTCAATAAACCTAAAGAAGCAAACTTTAGCAATCATATTTGTATTGATAAACGAAAAACAATTGAGACAATTAGCTAAAGCATCTACCTTGGGAGTCAAATAGACCAACTTGTTTCACCCCAATGGTTCTTAGCCATTGCAGAAGCTCAATAACCTTGGAAACatctctagcttcttcaatGTCCACCACAACAGCTAGACACCGGAGTTTCTCAATATTGATGGAACTGTACTTTTTATTCAATCCTAACGATATGGCATAGCTTTCAACTGCTTCAATGATACCAGAGACAATGTAGCACAAGCTCACAACAAGGTGTATGAAACGCCATAGCAAATCAAGACCTAAAACACCAATCTGTGGAAAAAAATTGGACACCCAAATAAACATGAATCCTCAGTCAGAAACGAAACAATGGCttgaagaatcaaaactcaaagCGCATCACTAATTTTACATAGATAATGATATAAAAGAGGCTGTAGACATCAAAAAGACTGTTCTTGCTCACTAATGAACTAAAGCCTCGTAATTAAGGAACTAAAAAACTTACTTGAGCAATCCAAGAACTCAGGAGCCGCATAGATTGATTCAAATCCATAATATCTGAAAAATTCAGGAAAACGAAACGGAATTACAGAAGATCGCCGACATGAGAAAAAGGGACACACTTTTTAGAGTCTAGAGACCCCAGATGCCAGAATTCGTTTTGTTTTAGCACCTAGTATGCTGCAAACTAAACAAAACGATGTATCGTGAGAGTCTGAGACGTCGAGAGTTCAAACTCTACCAAGTTAAGTGTTTTCTAACCTTTTCTCTCGTCACGGTTTTGTTGTGAGtgagacaatttttttttttctttttgttgcgTTTAATTATCATGGTTTTGCTGTGAATTATATAGCTATCATAATCTCGTTTGGGGGTCTCTTAAACTCGTGATAATCATGGTTAATACATAACCTAAAAGCTGATTAGATTAACCCAATATAGAAAAACAACATTAATGTCTGTAcgtacaagaaaacaaaattaggcatttttttgttttgtttttaaaacaactaaaaaaacataacatatgaGGAATCAGaacaactaaaatcaaaacccaagTGTTTGCTACTTGCTTGGTTCAATACTTCAATCACATTATGTAACAGAAGATATATCTGGCCACTCTTGACCAAGGAGTAATGAAGCTGAGGTTGTAAGCGTTGTTTCGAAGTTAtaaaggtgtgtgtgtgtgtgtaggcAGAGATACACACTATTATTGAGTCGAGTCTTCAGCGAATCTAGTATCAAACCCAGTAGAGGAGGAATGCACCGAGCCAGGAGCTACACCAGAGCCACGTTGAAGCTCAAGAACAAGCCATCGAACAGCTCTACTCATCTGTTCAAGCCTTACTGCACTAATGGGCGGGAGACTAGTGGCAGCACCAGTAGCCGCCGCTGGTTGGCCTCCTCCTGATGCAGTAGTTAAACCAGTAGCCTCATCAACTAAACACTCAGATCCAATCCTCTGCTTCACTGACTCCACAAACTCCTCTGCTTGATCACAAGCCACACGGAACAGTTCCCATTTCTCCTTGAAATTCTCCAAGGCAGCATCAGTGAGAGATGCTTTTTGCCCTCCTGCACTCTCTTTAGACTCCATAACACTAGCCGAGGCAAGAACAAATTTCTCGTAAGCTTTGTTCAATGAGTCCACAATGTTATCCATGTTAAACTGCTCACACCCAAGAATACATCATCAAATCAATATAGAGATTTCAAGTTCAATAGGAATCAAGTAAGATAAGAGCCCAGCAAAAAGTACAGATCTTTAGAAAAtaagaaaccctaaaacctcTAAATTCTGAATTCGTTAAGGCTAAAAAGCTAAGCAAATCAAAATCTAAGGAACACAAAAGATGCAACGGAAGCTAAATCACTAAAAAGATTACATCTTTGAGATATAAACATAACGAAAACTGCAAATGTACGAATTTTTTAATCGCAAGTCGGAAGTAAACAATATAAAGATCATTCACAGCATAGATGATAAAATTACCCGGTTGAAGAAATTTGGAATATTTAGACATAAATCCAACGAAACCAGCCCAAACCGCCGGAGAGAAGATGAGAAACTTACCACCGGAGATGAACGGAGTCTCTCGATTTGtgccactcttcttcttcttcttctttgtattattatttgtctGGTTAGGTCAAGACtggtttagaaaattaaaattaagccTGGTTTCAATACAAGCCGGACCGACCTAGACCggattaaaaaattttaaagtctaaACCACAAATCATACCTGGTTCTCCACCATTCATA
Coding sequences within:
- the LOC104739824 gene encoding dehydrodolichyl diphosphate synthase complex subunit NUS1-like; the protein is MDLNQSMRLLSSWIAQIGVLGLDLLWRFIHLVVSLCYIVSGIIEAVESYAISLGLNKKYSSINIEKLRCLAVVVDIEEARDVSKVIELLQWLRTIGVKQVGLFDSQGLLKKSKDLILGTVPGSVLSEEIGEKDSSPDQNPLALEFISSSDNKEAVMKAANILLQDHLKSSRPENDKGENFFTETHLNEALRVVGENVHAPDLLLVYGPIRSHLGFPAWRLRYTEIVHMGSLNYMRYGSLLKAIHKFTGVHQNYGT
- the LOC104739825 gene encoding mediator of RNA polymerase II transcription subunit 32 isoform X2, with protein sequence MESKESAGGQKASLTDAALENFKEKWELFRVACDQAEEFVESVKQRIGSECLVDEATGLTTASGGGQPAAATGAATSLPPISAVRLEQMSRAVRWLVLELQRGSGVAPGSVHSSSTGFDTRFAEDSTQ
- the LOC104739825 gene encoding mediator of RNA polymerase II transcription subunit 32 isoform X1 gives rise to the protein MDNIVDSLNKAYEKFVLASASVMESKESAGGQKASLTDAALENFKEKWELFRVACDQAEEFVESVKQRIGSECLVDEATGLTTASGGGQPAAATGAATSLPPISAVRLEQMSRAVRWLVLELQRGSGVAPGSVHSSSTGFDTRFAEDSTQ
- the LOC104739823 gene encoding ATP-dependent Clp protease proteolytic subunit 6, chloroplastic; protein product: MAGLAISPPLGLSFSSRTRNPKPTSYLSHNQRNPIRRIVSALPSPYGDSLKAGLSSNVSGSPIKLDNKDPRFGVIEAKKGNPPVMPSVMTPGGPLDLSSVLFRNRIIFIGQPINAQVAQRVISQLVTLASIDDKSDILMYLNCPGGSTYSVLAIYDCMSWIKPKVGTVAFGVAASQGALLLAGGEKGMRYAMPNTRVMIHQPQTGCGGHVEDVRRQVNEAIEARQKIDLMYAAFTGQPLEKVQQYTERDRFLSASEALEFGLIDGLLETEY